Genomic DNA from Leptospira venezuelensis:
TCTTGAGAGCAGTTTGGAATCTCAGTACTTTTGCAAATTCCTTAGGAGAAAGTCCTATGTTCTCTGAAAATAATCTTCTGAGATGTCTGGAAGAAATTTGAAAGCTCAATTTTTCCGTAGACTTTTGGAAGTCAGAATATAACTGGTGCAATGAATTTTGGACCCTTGGGTCAGTTTCCATAGACTTCTTCTTAAAAAGTTCTGAAAAATAAAGATCGCAAGTTTTAATTCGATTCAGGAAAGAATTAGAAATTCTTAATTTATCTTCTAACTCTTTTGCTTCCTGTGGAAATATTTCCGAAAAAGAATAAGTTTGAGCCTTGATTTCCCCTAAATCCATCTTAAAGAACCTGCGAATTCCGGACGGTAGAAATCGTATTCCAAACCAACGATCTCCAGGTTGGATCGGGAAACTTTCCAAGGAAATAGGGGAGAGTGAAATTAAGATATTGTCTTGCGAGTTAACATTTAAGATGAGATCCACGCAGGCATCTGGAACTACTTGGTATTGGCTTGGAACAGATAATTTGGAACTGAATTCCCAATAATATGCAATACAAGAGATAAGTTCAGTGCAAGGTGCAATTTCAGAATACTGGATTCCTAAATTGAGCTGTAATGGACTGAAATCATTTCTGTATTCCATCTTTTACTAAACCTAAGATAGGTTTAACTTCTTCCTTTAAAGTTTTCCATCGTATTATAAACTCCGAAAATTTTATCTGCAATCCAGTCGAAGACCGAAATCGGAAGTATTCCTTTGAGAGCATTAGAAAGATAAATTGTCCAAGGCAAAAGTAACCTCGGTTTTCCTTTTTTCATCGCATTCCAGACTTTTGTCGTTACATATTTTGGAGAAAGTATCGGAGTGAACAACATCCCTTTTACTCCCTCAAACATTCCCGTTGAAATATAGGCAGGATTTACAGTCATTACCTTTACATGGCCAAAACCCGATTGGAGTAATTCCAATCTTAAGGAGTCGCTCCATCCAGTCTCTGCCCACTTGGAGGCACAATATACACTCATTTTTGGATTCGAGATCAGACCTGCCGCTGAAGAAATGTTTACGATCCTGAAATCTCTTGATTTGTCGGCTAACATTTTTGGCAGTAAAAATCTAGTCAAATACATTGGACCTAAAACGTTAACCGACATTGTTTTTTCAATATCGGATTTAGGATCATGTTCCCAGAAATACTTTCCTCTTACGATACCTGCGTTGTTTATGATTATATCAATGCCGCCCAGTTCGGATTCGATCCTGGAAGATGCCTTTCGGATCTTTTCGAGATCGGAGACGTCTATAACTTCTGTAAGAATTTTTGTAGTATCCGATTTTAATTCCTTTGCGGTAAGACTCAGAGCTTCCGAATTTAGGTCCCAGAGAACTATTGCCGATGCCTTTTCTTGCACGGAAAGTTCGGCGTAAATTTTTCCCATTCCCATTGCAGCACCGGTGATCAATATTCTCTTTCCCTTTACGGTTTTCATATTATTTCCTTGGAGATCGTAAGTTTGTATAGGATCTTCTCTTTAAAATTCGTTTCGTCTTCACATTTTAGGGATAAGGTATCTGAGAAATATCAACGATTATTAATGTTTTTGAAAAGATTCGAATCATTGACAAAAAGGTTTTTCAAGTTCTTTTCAATATAGTGGTAGGTAGATTTATGCATTGGTCAATTCTTCCGTTTTGTATGATGTTAGTGGGTGTTTCGGTTTACGCGCAAGGAGGGGGTTCTGGCAAGGCTAGAATGGGAGGACCAGGAAGCCCTTGTTTTGAAGATAGGCAAAAATACTGTAACGATATCCCGAAAGGTCAGGGACGAATCAGAGATTGTTTGAAGGAAAACTCGGATAAACTTTCCCCGGAATGTAAGGAACATCTGGATAAAAGATGGGGACAGAAAAAATCCTAATTTAATAGGATAAAGAGGATTAAATCCGTTCTTTTCGGAAAGAATTCTTCTATCTCATTTCGTAGGATTCCGGATCTTGTCGTCTAGAATCCTTTTGAAATGTTTTCCAATAAAATTATATACCCGTTCCTTCTATCCTTAATTTTTACACTCTTTCCTGGTTGTTTTTTTTCCGGAAACGACAGGAAGAATGACAAAACTACCCAAACAACCCCTCCTGTCGAAAGACTTTATGCTTCGACCTGGTCCCAAGACTTTTATGCGATGATGAAGTATATTCATCTTTATGATGAGATCCATCCATTTTTATATAATTTGGAAGGTGGTCGCAATAATACCGGTCGTATACTTTCCGTTTGGAAGAAAGACGAAATAGATGAAAGGATCCGTTGGCTAAGACTCATGTCACCTCGGACATTGATCATTCCCACTATCTTTCGCTGGGAAAATGATTTCGAAAAAGTTTCGGATGTGATTGGACTGAATGGAAACACCAAAGTTAGAGATCTTCATATCCAAAATATTCTGAAAGAAATAGATACGTATGGATATGACGGAATCGATATAGATTACGAAGGGATGACCTGTGAAAAGAAAGAAGTATTTCAAGAATTTCTAATACTTCTTCGCGATGAACTGCATAAAAAAGGAAAAATTCTATCCGTAGCAATTCATCCTAAGACTGTCGCAGAAAAACCTTCTGTATACCCTTGTAAAGGTCTGAAAGCTCCGATCCAAGTGGACTTTTATGAGGCCTATAGAGGACAACTAACGCATGACTATGAGTTTTTGGGAAAAGTAGCAGACAAGGTCAAGATTATGGCCTACGAACTACATCCTCGCAAACAAGGTTTTCCTGGACCTGGCCCCCAGGCACCGGATTGGTGGATAGATAAAATATTAGAATATGCCGTTGCTCGTATTCCAAATGAAAAGCTGTATATGGCAATTCCGACCTACGGATATGACTGGGCATTACATTGTCAGGCTGAAACAAAATCAGTGTATTATTCCAGGGCAAAATGGATCCGAGAAAAAATGGCACCCAGAAAAGAAGAACCTACGGATGTATTAGAAATTTTTAAAACACAACCGAAGGCCGCAGATTGGACTTATCTTAGACCTTATTTATATAGACACCAAGGACATGTGTATTCAGATCCTTCTCTTTGGTATAGAATGGGTGGTTGCGATCGTGTAGCATTCTACATGAATAGAAGCGCTTTCGAGAAGAAAATGAAAATATTAGATAAGTATAAGATCCGAGGATTTTCTTTCTGGCAATTAATCGAAGATAACGATCCCGAGATCAATAAATACTTAGAAGAAAAATTAGGTCCTGAGCTTTCGGAAGTACATTAAGATTCCTTCATGATACTTCCGGAGATGATCAGTTTTTGGATCTCACTTGTTCCTCCGCCTATTTCTCCCAATCGAGTGTCTCTGTATAGACGGGACACTTTATATTCGTCCATATAACCTGCACCTCCATGTATCTGGACTGCGAGGTTTGTGACTTCTCTCGCTGCAGTAGTGGCAAATAATTTGCATGCGGCACATTTTCCGGAAAGACTCATAGTTGGTTTTCCTTCCGATTCTAATTTTTCCATTTCCCAGGCGGTATTATAAGTAAGCCATTTTGCTGCTTCGTATTTGGAATAAATTTCTGCGAGCATGAATGCAACTCCCTGATGCTGATAGATAGACTTGCCGAAACTTTTGCGGGAAGCAGAAAAAGATTTAGATTCATCTAAACAAGCCTTCATAACTCCTAAAGAATACGCAGCTAAAGAAAGTCTTTCTGCATTGAAGGTTTGCATGGTTTGTCTAAATCCTTTTCCTAGTTTGCCCAAGATGTTTTCTTCCGGAACTTCTACATCTTCAAAGAATAAAGCTCCAGTAGGGGACGCTTTTAATCCCATCTTATCCATCGCAGCAGATCTGGAGACACCTTTGGAATTCAGATCTACAATAAAATGAGTGAGTCCTTTTTCTTTCCCGGATTCATCTTGGGTCCTTGCAAGAACCAAACAATAATTTGCATTTGGAGCATTCGTAATATATGTTTTTTGTCCAGAGAGAAGATAACGATCCTTTCCTGACTTTTTAGCGAGAGAAGAAAGTCCTGACACATCTGAACCACCATCAGGTTCAGTAACACCTAAGGAGCCGATTTTTTTGCCTGCGATAATATCAGGTAAATATTTTTTCTTTTGCTCATCAGTCCCGAAATGTTTAATAGGAAGTCCGAATAAACCTGCAGACGCCCC
This window encodes:
- a CDS encoding glycosyl hydrolase family 18 protein; the encoded protein is MMKYIHLYDEIHPFLYNLEGGRNNTGRILSVWKKDEIDERIRWLRLMSPRTLIIPTIFRWENDFEKVSDVIGLNGNTKVRDLHIQNILKEIDTYGYDGIDIDYEGMTCEKKEVFQEFLILLRDELHKKGKILSVAIHPKTVAEKPSVYPCKGLKAPIQVDFYEAYRGQLTHDYEFLGKVADKVKIMAYELHPRKQGFPGPGPQAPDWWIDKILEYAVARIPNEKLYMAIPTYGYDWALHCQAETKSVYYSRAKWIREKMAPRKEEPTDVLEIFKTQPKAADWTYLRPYLYRHQGHVYSDPSLWYRMGGCDRVAFYMNRSAFEKKMKILDKYKIRGFSFWQLIEDNDPEINKYLEEKLGPELSEVH
- a CDS encoding helix-turn-helix domain-containing protein, giving the protein MEYRNDFSPLQLNLGIQYSEIAPCTELISCIAYYWEFSSKLSVPSQYQVVPDACVDLILNVNSQDNILISLSPISLESFPIQPGDRWFGIRFLPSGIRRFFKMDLGEIKAQTYSFSEIFPQEAKELEDKLRISNSFLNRIKTCDLYFSELFKKKSMETDPRVQNSLHQLYSDFQKSTEKLSFQISSRHLRRLFSENIGLSPKEFAKVLRFQTALKNWKENGQLETGEGFYDQSHFIKDWKKFTGLTPSSLRKFR
- a CDS encoding cysteine rich repeat-containing protein; the encoded protein is MHWSILPFCMMLVGVSVYAQGGGSGKARMGGPGSPCFEDRQKYCNDIPKGQGRIRDCLKENSDKLSPECKEHLDKRWGQKKS
- a CDS encoding acyl-CoA dehydrogenase family protein gives rise to the protein MDFSLSSDEQEFTESFRNFCKKEIHPFAEEADKTKELPRSHYLKLGEAGYLGLLHEEEFGGQGAGIFLSTLAMEIISESCGSTFFSAGASAGLFGLPIKHFGTDEQKKKYLPDIIAGKKIGSLGVTEPDGGSDVSGLSSLAKKSGKDRYLLSGQKTYITNAPNANYCLVLARTQDESGKEKGLTHFIVDLNSKGVSRSAAMDKMGLKASPTGALFFEDVEVPEENILGKLGKGFRQTMQTFNAERLSLAAYSLGVMKACLDESKSFSASRKSFGKSIYQHQGVAFMLAEIYSKYEAAKWLTYNTAWEMEKLESEGKPTMSLSGKCAACKLFATTAAREVTNLAVQIHGGAGYMDEYKVSRLYRDTRLGEIGGGTSEIQKLIISGSIMKES
- a CDS encoding SDR family NAD(P)-dependent oxidoreductase, which produces MKTVKGKRILITGAAMGMGKIYAELSVQEKASAIVLWDLNSEALSLTAKELKSDTTKILTEVIDVSDLEKIRKASSRIESELGGIDIIINNAGIVRGKYFWEHDPKSDIEKTMSVNVLGPMYLTRFLLPKMLADKSRDFRIVNISSAAGLISNPKMSVYCASKWAETGWSDSLRLELLQSGFGHVKVMTVNPAYISTGMFEGVKGMLFTPILSPKYVTTKVWNAMKKGKPRLLLPWTIYLSNALKGILPISVFDWIADKIFGVYNTMENFKGRS